A genomic region of Aeropyrum pernix K1 contains the following coding sequences:
- a CDS encoding DUF373 family protein yields MASAVSGQRQVGSELEEKAGRALVIVVDLDDDVGETLGESVIVGYDRVLEAAVRFAIERPDDADANTMFAGLRLYRKLKGEYGDVEIAVVGGSRRLGVEAQRNLRERVASIVSEMGPDVDIYIVGDGGEEALASHILRGVGRVAGIESVIVSQHLGIESNYMLIAKYLRKAVTDPHYSTLVLGVPGLVISVAALLMLAGFFSLALKISLLIVGLAMVVYGFKLDDTVRTSLQSFVEELREAPHIRLGGLAVMTLLLLLGVSLTYISYVSEGATSAIVSLLTYTIPLSMAGVMMYIIISRIIVGATEGRVDLSKNIAMLSMLGFTALAFYDLGASLRLVLESGQPVIANVIDAVASSRFIQYIIVGTGLASLTELISRALREARE; encoded by the coding sequence TTGGCCAGCGCGGTATCTGGGCAGAGGCAGGTAGGCAGTGAGCTGGAGGAGAAGGCGGGTAGAGCGCTGGTTATCGTTGTCGACCTGGATGACGATGTCGGCGAGACCCTTGGGGAGAGCGTTATAGTCGGCTATGATAGGGTTCTCGAGGCTGCGGTGAGGTTCGCGATAGAGAGGCCCGACGACGCCGACGCCAACACCATGTTCGCAGGCCTCAGACTCTATAGGAAGCTTAAGGGCGAGTACGGTGATGTGGAGATTGCTGTCGTGGGTGGTAGCAGGAGGCTGGGTGTCGAGGCTCAGAGGAACCTCAGGGAGAGGGTTGCGAGTATAGTGTCGGAGATGGGGCCGGACGTCGACATCTATATAGTGGGCGACGGCGGTGAGGAGGCCCTGGCGAGCCATATACTTCGGGGTGTGGGTAGGGTTGCCGGTATAGAGAGCGTTATAGTATCGCAGCACCTGGGGATAGAGTCCAACTACATGCTAATAGCAAAGTATCTCAGGAAAGCCGTCACAGACCCGCACTACTCCACCCTAGTCCTCGGCGTCCCCGGCCTTGTGATAAGCGTGGCTGCACTCCTAATGCTGGCCGGCTTCTTCTCACTCGCCCTCAAAATCTCCCTCCTCATAGTAGGGCTGGCCATGGTGGTCTACGGTTTCAAGCTTGACGACACTGTGAGGACCTCCCTCCAGAGCTTCGTAGAGGAGCTGAGGGAGGCTCCACATATAAGGCTGGGCGGGCTTGCCGTTATGACCCTCCTCCTGCTCCTGGGGGTTTCTCTGACTTACATAAGCTATGTAAGCGAGGGCGCAACCTCGGCTATAGTCTCGCTTCTAACCTACACAATACCCCTCTCAATGGCGGGGGTGATGATGTACATAATAATATCCCGCATAATAGTAGGTGCCACTGAGGGGAGGGTCGACCTCTCGAAGAACATAGCCATGCTAAGCATGCTAGGTTTCACTGCCCTAGCATTCTACGACCTAGGCGCCTCCCTGAGGCTGGTGCTCGAGTCGGGCCAGCCGGTCATAGCTAATGTTATAGACGCCGTGGCCAGTTCCCGATTCATACAGTACATAATAGTCGGGACCGGGCTGGCCAGCCTGACGGAGCTCATATCCAGGGCCCTCAGGGAGGCTAGGGAGTAG
- a CDS encoding phosphoglycolate phosphatase: MQGLAGSVRVAALDIDGTLTERRGAARLDGCSIAVARLLNDLGVTSILMTGNSLPVARGVAVYLGLEGPVVAENGCVAVVGGERVHICSGRPPEGLVKRIMELGFKPSWQNEYRYHEYSLIPVKAAPGIVERASAIAEEEGYRAIWSGYALHIQPPGGGKARGVGEVLARIGAGWSEVLAIGDGENDVEVLARAGYSGAPGDAAEQAKRAAKIVARSPGARGTLEIIQRVLGGARAPAC; encoded by the coding sequence ATGCAGGGGCTGGCTGGCAGCGTTAGGGTGGCGGCTCTCGATATAGACGGCACCCTCACGGAGAGGAGGGGCGCTGCCAGGCTGGACGGGTGTAGTATAGCCGTGGCCAGACTCCTCAACGACCTGGGAGTCACATCTATACTGATGACAGGCAACAGCCTCCCAGTAGCCAGGGGCGTCGCCGTCTATCTAGGCCTTGAGGGGCCTGTTGTGGCGGAGAACGGTTGCGTGGCTGTGGTTGGCGGCGAGAGGGTTCACATATGCTCAGGCAGGCCCCCCGAAGGCCTGGTGAAGAGGATCATGGAGCTTGGGTTCAAGCCTAGCTGGCAGAACGAGTATAGGTACCACGAGTACAGCCTTATACCGGTGAAGGCCGCCCCCGGGATTGTTGAGAGGGCTTCAGCCATAGCTGAGGAGGAGGGCTATAGGGCGATATGGTCCGGCTACGCCCTACACATACAGCCCCCCGGGGGAGGCAAGGCACGCGGTGTTGGCGAGGTCCTCGCCAGGATTGGGGCTGGCTGGAGCGAGGTCCTCGCCATAGGCGACGGGGAGAACGATGTGGAGGTCCTGGCCAGGGCAGGCTACTCGGGGGCCCCCGGCGATGCGGCGGAGCAGGCCAAGAGGGCTGCCAAGATAGTTGCCAGGAGTCCCGGGGCTCGGGGGACCCTAGAGATAATACAGCGCGTCCTAGGAGGCGCTCGGGCCCCCGCCTGCTAG
- a CDS encoding NAD-dependent epimerase/dehydratase family protein has product MARIVVVGGLGYVGVNIAPALADLGELVVVYRGVVGGFRRVIASRLESLGARLVRIDAPMTADELERLGGDVYIHLAGKISGGYRVQWESHVGLLEAIVEAAGRIGSRVVYTSSVLAYGRLEDLPPGSLVYEEDEHLSGRRWWRSYHARTKAEGERLLVSSSRRLGGRFSIVRPGLVVGSHAYHREWSMLFRLSRLGLYPRLDYTVNYVSSKALREVYRRAVTGGLDGKWVHAVSYHAPYREAAMLVCTRLRGGLCRGLPVKPLFSLAGRLAPPSTALSASWEGVSNGYIFKSRYGVPVDGSLEEAFSELLEWLAGGGPSAS; this is encoded by the coding sequence TTGGCTAGGATAGTTGTCGTTGGCGGTTTAGGCTATGTGGGCGTCAATATAGCCCCTGCGTTGGCGGATCTGGGCGAGCTGGTTGTTGTGTATAGGGGTGTAGTGGGGGGGTTTAGGCGTGTTATAGCGTCGAGGCTAGAGTCCCTGGGCGCCAGGCTTGTCAGGATAGACGCCCCCATGACGGCTGATGAGCTGGAGCGGCTTGGGGGCGATGTTTACATACATCTGGCTGGCAAGATCTCCGGGGGGTATAGGGTCCAGTGGGAGTCCCATGTCGGCCTCCTCGAGGCTATAGTGGAGGCTGCCGGGCGCATCGGCTCCAGAGTTGTGTATACGAGCAGTGTACTGGCCTACGGTAGGCTCGAGGACCTCCCGCCCGGGTCTCTGGTCTATGAGGAGGACGAGCACCTATCTGGCAGGCGCTGGTGGAGGTCCTACCACGCCAGGACGAAGGCGGAGGGGGAGAGGCTGCTAGTCTCCAGCTCGCGGAGGCTTGGAGGGAGGTTCTCCATAGTCAGGCCTGGCCTTGTGGTGGGTTCCCACGCCTATCATAGGGAGTGGAGCATGCTCTTCAGGCTCTCGAGACTCGGCCTATACCCACGCCTCGACTACACCGTCAACTACGTCTCCTCCAAGGCCCTGAGGGAGGTTTATAGGAGGGCTGTCACAGGCGGTCTAGACGGGAAGTGGGTTCACGCAGTTTCCTACCACGCCCCCTACCGAGAGGCGGCCATGCTGGTATGCACCCGCCTGAGGGGCGGTTTGTGTAGGGGGCTCCCGGTCAAACCCCTGTTCTCCCTGGCTGGCAGGCTTGCGCCACCATCTACAGCCCTATCGGCCTCGTGGGAGGGCGTCAGCAACGGCTACATATTCAAGTCGAGATACGGCGTCCCCGTCGACGGGAGCCTCGAGGAGGCTTTCAGCGAGCTTCTAGAGTGGCTAGCAGGCGGGGGCCCGAGCGCCTCCTAG
- the pdo gene encoding protein disulfide oxidoreductase → MARYYVLDLSEDFRRELRETLAEMVNPVEVHVFLSKSGCETCEDTLRLMKLFEEESPTRNGGKLLKLNVYYRESDSDKFSEFKVERVPTVAFLGGEVRWTGIPAGEEIRALVEVIMRLSEDESGLEDATKEALKSLKGRVHIETIITPSCPYCPYAVLLAHMFAYEAWKQGNPVILSEAVEAYENPDIADKYGVMSVPSIAINGYLVFVGVPYEEDFLDYVKSAAEGRLTVKGPIRAGEAEEL, encoded by the coding sequence ATGGCTAGGTATTACGTGCTTGACCTGTCGGAAGACTTTAGGCGAGAGCTTAGGGAGACGCTTGCCGAGATGGTGAACCCTGTCGAGGTTCATGTTTTCCTGTCTAAGAGCGGGTGCGAGACCTGCGAGGACACGCTACGCCTCATGAAGCTCTTCGAGGAGGAGTCTCCTACAAGGAATGGGGGGAAACTGCTTAAGCTTAACGTATACTACAGGGAGAGCGATAGTGACAAGTTTTCAGAGTTTAAGGTTGAGAGGGTGCCCACAGTAGCCTTCCTGGGGGGCGAAGTCAGGTGGACGGGCATACCGGCTGGCGAGGAGATCAGGGCTCTAGTCGAGGTGATAATGAGGCTCAGCGAGGATGAGTCAGGGCTTGAGGACGCTACGAAGGAGGCTTTAAAAAGCCTGAAGGGGAGGGTTCACATAGAGACTATAATCACGCCGAGCTGCCCCTACTGCCCCTACGCAGTGCTCCTCGCCCACATGTTCGCGTATGAGGCGTGGAAGCAGGGCAATCCCGTCATACTCTCGGAGGCGGTGGAGGCCTACGAGAACCCGGATATAGCTGACAAGTACGGGGTCATGAGCGTGCCTAGCATTGCGATAAACGGCTACCTAGTCTTCGTCGGCGTGCCCTACGAGGAGGACTTCCTGGACTACGTGAAGAGCGCGGCGGAGGGTAGGCTAACCGTCAAGGGGCCCATAAGGGCTGGAGAGGCGGAGGAGCTATAG
- a CDS encoding signal recognition particle subunit SRP19/SEC65 family protein has product MVFLREKEGPSGGSGRRIILWPAYFDSTLPRRLGRRVPRDMGVPSPKPEDVAEAARRAGFEAVVEESSYPRLWWRVRRRIVVLAPEDVSKTDIIKAVATELRKIAAARRKRS; this is encoded by the coding sequence GTGGTTTTCCTCCGCGAGAAGGAGGGGCCCTCGGGGGGCTCCGGGAGGAGGATAATCCTCTGGCCAGCCTACTTCGACTCGACGCTCCCCCGCAGGCTGGGCCGCCGCGTCCCCCGGGACATGGGGGTCCCCTCCCCGAAGCCTGAGGACGTAGCGGAGGCTGCGAGGAGAGCGGGGTTTGAGGCTGTTGTGGAGGAGTCAAGCTATCCCAGGCTGTGGTGGAGGGTGAGGAGGAGGATAGTAGTCCTGGCTCCCGAGGATGTAAGCAAGACGGATATAATAAAGGCGGTGGCTACGGAGCTCAGGAAGATAGCAGCAGCCAGGAGGAAGCGGAGCTAA
- a CDS encoding nucleotidyltransferase domain-containing protein — translation MRLRRERWRRLLREIESWLTELALKLEERGVKVDEVKLFGSFARGDYAEGSDLDLVVVSRDWEGVNYVERLSLLYKLWDKPLDANFIPLTPEELAERLEASVTLKDASKYWITIYRRDRRREQ, via the coding sequence TTGAGGCTGCGGAGAGAGCGTTGGAGGAGGCTTCTAAGGGAGATTGAATCGTGGCTTACAGAGCTAGCTCTGAAGCTTGAGGAGCGGGGTGTCAAGGTGGACGAGGTTAAGCTCTTCGGCAGCTTCGCCCGCGGCGACTACGCTGAGGGGAGCGATCTGGACTTAGTGGTGGTCTCCAGGGACTGGGAGGGAGTTAACTACGTTGAGAGACTCTCACTCCTCTACAAGCTCTGGGACAAGCCCCTCGACGCCAATTTCATCCCGCTAACACCCGAGGAGCTGGCCGAGAGGCTTGAGGCAAGTGTAACCCTCAAGGACGCCTCGAAGTACTGGATCACAATCTATAGGAGAGACCGTAGGAGAGAGCAGTGA
- a CDS encoding HEPN domain-containing protein, protein MREKAWLWLRAARRDLGRAEYSLKVGDRAAATFWSQQAAEKALKGLLLAFKGDYPKTHSIRRLLEDLGLDLGLSEGELEDAFELTQYYYLSRYPDVVEELPDEVIGRRSAERAVNAARRIVEAAERALEEASKGD, encoded by the coding sequence GTGAGGGAGAAGGCCTGGCTGTGGCTCAGGGCAGCTAGGAGGGACCTTGGGAGGGCAGAGTACAGCCTCAAGGTAGGGGATCGGGCCGCGGCCACGTTCTGGTCCCAGCAAGCGGCCGAGAAAGCGTTGAAGGGCCTGCTCCTAGCATTCAAGGGGGACTACCCTAAAACTCACAGCATAAGGAGGCTGCTAGAGGATCTGGGCTTAGACCTCGGGTTGAGCGAGGGTGAGCTGGAGGATGCATTTGAGCTAACCCAGTATTATTACCTCTCCCGCTACCCAGACGTGGTTGAGGAGCTGCCGGATGAAGTCATCGGCAGGAGGTCGGCGGAGCGGGCGGTTAACGCGGCTAGAAGAATTGTTGAGGCTGCGGAGAGAGCGTTGGAGGAGGCTTCTAAGGGAGATTGA
- a CDS encoding NAD(P)-dependent oxidoreductase, producing MVERVAVVGAGRMGSGAARRLASRGYRVVVWSRSWEKAERLAREAGLEAARSLVDALAESEAAIAFVSDDDALLNVVSQVRRSDGLIFVNSATTTPRASVSAARYLEGLGVQYVEAPVIGGPGALERGEAIVLAAAPRSALAPAVPLLSELGELVKVGESYGMAAAMKLAFNNLLLTTLVGLGESLLILDAYGVDKTLFSSILERTVFSGLAGKYFERAVSKPKPTFTVSLAEKDARYAFQALADRGYPRLVSQAVSNVYAMLSHMGFGDEDYVGVYRLLKKAGAGGGEES from the coding sequence TTGGTTGAGAGGGTGGCGGTTGTAGGAGCGGGTAGAATGGGCTCTGGGGCGGCTAGGAGGCTCGCGTCAAGGGGGTACAGGGTAGTCGTCTGGAGCAGGAGCTGGGAGAAGGCTGAGAGGCTTGCTAGAGAGGCTGGTTTGGAGGCTGCCAGGAGTCTCGTGGACGCTTTAGCCGAGTCCGAGGCCGCCATAGCCTTCGTATCTGACGACGACGCTCTCCTAAACGTCGTGTCCCAGGTTAGGAGGAGCGACGGCCTAATCTTTGTGAACAGCGCGACCACAACACCCAGGGCCAGCGTCTCGGCGGCCAGGTATCTGGAGGGGCTGGGGGTGCAGTATGTGGAGGCGCCTGTGATAGGGGGGCCTGGGGCTCTGGAGCGGGGCGAGGCTATAGTGCTCGCCGCAGCCCCCAGGAGCGCTCTAGCCCCCGCTGTCCCGCTACTCTCGGAGCTGGGGGAGCTGGTTAAGGTGGGGGAGAGCTACGGCATGGCGGCAGCCATGAAGCTCGCCTTCAACAACCTGCTCCTGACAACCCTTGTTGGCCTTGGGGAGAGCCTGCTGATACTCGACGCCTATGGAGTGGACAAGACGCTTTTCTCCAGCATACTAGAGAGAACCGTCTTCTCGGGCCTAGCTGGCAAGTACTTCGAGCGGGCTGTGTCGAAGCCCAAGCCAACATTCACAGTATCACTCGCGGAGAAGGACGCTAGATACGCTTTCCAAGCCCTAGCAGACAGGGGCTATCCGCGGCTGGTCTCCCAGGCTGTCTCTAACGTTTACGCCATGCTCTCCCACATGGGGTTTGGTGATGAGGACTACGTTGGGGTCTACAGGCTTCTGAAGAAGGCGGGGGCTGGTGGTGGTGAGGAGTCTTAG
- a CDS encoding metallophosphoesterase family protein, which yields MSLPSREEFAHCLEHLSLYSREPPLKAAYFEKRGGVILLRLNRSDSLVIVGDIHGDYTTFSTIVERSLQTLEGGGYMFLLGDYIDRGTPEGQVLTIYRLCRLTKEYPGRVVMLRGNHEPPEGLEPMPHDYPLALQTVYGSDGRRLYSLSRKLFDSLPHAILVEGALLMLHGGPPTINLETASRDPALYLGSDGDPEVIAEILWNDPAELDIIRAPNPRGVGSLWGPGVTVHMARSLNIKRIVRGHEPAMRGYKLNHGGSVVTLFSRLGAPYFNSQAAFLNCKLESIVTDDIKEFLNECIATVQPEHGEHTGFVAW from the coding sequence TTGAGCCTGCCGAGCAGGGAGGAATTCGCACACTGTCTGGAACACCTGTCCCTATACTCAAGGGAGCCGCCGCTCAAGGCTGCGTATTTCGAGAAAAGAGGTGGGGTAATACTTCTGAGGCTCAACCGGAGTGACAGCCTAGTAATCGTGGGAGACATACACGGCGACTACACGACGTTCAGCACTATAGTTGAGCGCTCGCTCCAAACCCTAGAAGGAGGGGGGTACATGTTTCTCCTGGGCGACTATATAGACCGTGGCACTCCTGAGGGCCAGGTTCTCACCATCTACAGGCTCTGCAGGCTCACCAAGGAGTACCCAGGGAGAGTTGTCATGCTCAGGGGCAACCACGAACCCCCCGAGGGCTTAGAGCCCATGCCGCACGACTACCCCCTAGCCCTCCAGACAGTCTACGGGAGCGATGGCAGGAGGCTCTACAGCCTGTCAAGAAAGCTATTCGACAGCCTGCCCCACGCCATACTAGTCGAGGGAGCCCTCCTCATGCTCCACGGAGGCCCACCGACTATAAACCTTGAAACGGCGTCGAGAGACCCTGCACTCTACCTCGGCTCCGACGGAGATCCTGAGGTTATAGCAGAGATACTGTGGAACGACCCAGCAGAGCTTGACATAATTAGGGCGCCGAACCCTCGGGGAGTAGGCAGCCTTTGGGGACCTGGGGTGACAGTTCATATGGCAAGATCGCTCAATATTAAGCGTATAGTAAGGGGTCACGAGCCTGCTATGAGGGGGTACAAACTCAACCACGGGGGATCTGTTGTTACCTTGTTCTCCAGACTGGGCGCACCCTATTTTAATAGTCAAGCCGCGTTCCTCAATTGCAAGCTAGAGAGCATAGTTACTGACGATATAAAGGAGTTCCTGAATGAATGCATAGCAACAGTCCAGCCAGAACATGGAGAGCACACAGGATTTGTAGCATGGTGA
- a CDS encoding fused MFS/spermidine synthase, whose amino-acid sequence MAGGSEKSVFLKWSWFLEWLTPDRATLKHIEDVIFQGRSRFQEIAVVRVSGEGKVLVLDGKTQSSESDEFMYHEALVHPAMILHGSPRKVLILGGGEGATLREVLKHRSVEKAVMVDIDETVVNVAREHLREWHRGAFDDPRAEVVIDDAWNYVASKAETGFDVVIADLVDPLEAGPATRLYSEEYYRMVKDVMNPGGVFVTQAVSISHLTEYHAIIRNTVARVFKHVESYGVYVPSFDSMWGFVVASDDKDPRILGDRGFFETRLSHQLQGAELRFLDYASMLHMLNIPKMYREAIAREKRYATLDNQVFLPA is encoded by the coding sequence TTGGCGGGCGGCTCGGAGAAGAGCGTGTTTTTGAAGTGGAGCTGGTTCCTCGAGTGGCTCACTCCCGATAGGGCCACGCTCAAGCATATTGAGGATGTCATTTTCCAGGGTAGGAGCAGGTTCCAGGAGATAGCTGTTGTGAGGGTGAGCGGCGAGGGCAAGGTCCTAGTGCTCGACGGTAAGACCCAGTCGAGCGAGTCGGACGAGTTCATGTATCACGAGGCGCTGGTGCACCCCGCCATGATTCTCCACGGCAGCCCGAGGAAGGTCCTCATACTCGGGGGCGGCGAGGGCGCTACACTGCGCGAGGTCCTCAAGCACAGGAGTGTGGAAAAGGCTGTTATGGTTGATATAGATGAGACTGTGGTAAACGTTGCCAGGGAGCATCTACGCGAGTGGCATAGGGGCGCCTTCGACGATCCGAGGGCTGAGGTTGTCATAGACGACGCTTGGAACTATGTCGCCAGCAAGGCCGAGACCGGGTTCGACGTGGTAATAGCAGACCTCGTAGACCCGCTTGAGGCGGGGCCGGCCACCAGGCTTTACTCGGAGGAGTATTATAGGATGGTTAAGGATGTCATGAACCCCGGGGGTGTTTTCGTCACCCAGGCTGTGAGCATATCCCACCTGACGGAGTACCACGCAATAATAAGGAACACCGTGGCCAGGGTATTCAAGCACGTGGAGAGCTACGGCGTCTACGTACCCAGCTTCGATAGCATGTGGGGCTTCGTCGTGGCGAGCGACGACAAGGACCCCCGCATCCTCGGCGACAGGGGGTTCTTCGAGACAAGGCTCTCACACCAGCTGCAGGGAGCCGAGCTCAGGTTCCTCGACTACGCTTCCATGCTACACATGCTCAACATACCGAAGATGTACAGGGAGGCTATAGCTAGGGAGAAGAGGTATGCGACTCTCGACAACCAGGTGTTCCTCCCCGCGTAG
- a CDS encoding bifunctional phosphoglucose/phosphomannose isomerase, protein MGLEDLYLSWPKWFSEALARYSSLEGALEGVEEIYYCGMGGSGAAGDYIEALLSIYAPQGPEFRVVKDFRPPRPPRHRGYGLVLASYSGNTLETVECGSLLSPAAGRVVAVTSGGRLLEMAKERGWLVARLPGGILPRVSFPWMLAASTAMLSGALGVDLEALKRLAGGLDTQGLKGEAERLAGFISRYRIASLVTCGPGIPLAVRLKNELAENAKMPSRLEIYPESSHNDIVALEAAEGLYGAVFIWIEHEGSLCPAVLDVVEGIYREYGVDTISIESSARGGPNATVAEYLSRTLVFGLASVRLALMRGFNPEETPPIDKYKRRLGEALRSQA, encoded by the coding sequence ATGGGGTTGGAGGACCTCTACCTATCATGGCCCAAATGGTTCTCGGAAGCCCTCGCCAGGTACAGCAGCCTGGAGGGGGCTCTAGAGGGGGTTGAAGAGATATACTACTGCGGCATGGGGGGTAGCGGGGCGGCCGGAGACTACATAGAGGCGCTGCTAAGCATCTACGCCCCCCAGGGGCCGGAGTTTAGGGTTGTCAAGGACTTCAGGCCCCCCCGGCCCCCGCGCCACAGGGGATACGGCCTGGTTTTGGCGAGCTACTCCGGGAACACCCTAGAGACGGTGGAGTGCGGGTCCCTCCTATCCCCCGCCGCTGGCAGGGTAGTAGCCGTAACCTCCGGGGGGCGCCTCCTCGAGATGGCCAAGGAGAGGGGCTGGCTGGTAGCCCGCCTCCCCGGCGGGATACTGCCCCGCGTCTCGTTTCCGTGGATGCTGGCTGCGTCTACGGCGATGCTGTCAGGGGCTCTGGGGGTAGACCTCGAGGCCCTCAAGCGGCTCGCCGGGGGGCTCGACACCCAGGGCCTCAAAGGCGAGGCTGAGAGGCTTGCAGGCTTCATATCGAGATACAGGATAGCAAGCCTCGTCACATGCGGCCCGGGAATCCCGCTGGCTGTCAGGCTTAAGAACGAGCTGGCCGAGAACGCTAAGATGCCTTCGAGGCTCGAGATATACCCAGAGTCCAGCCACAACGACATTGTCGCGCTGGAGGCCGCCGAGGGCCTCTACGGGGCTGTCTTCATATGGATCGAACACGAGGGCAGCCTGTGCCCGGCGGTGCTCGACGTTGTCGAAGGGATATACAGGGAGTACGGGGTAGACACCATCAGCATAGAATCCAGCGCGCGGGGAGGCCCCAACGCCACGGTGGCCGAATACCTTTCAAGAACCCTCGTCTTCGGGCTGGCGAGCGTGAGGCTCGCCCTAATGAGGGGCTTCAACCCCGAGGAGACGCCGCCTATAGATAAGTATAAGAGAAGGCTCGGGGAAGCGCTGCGCAGCCAAGCATGA
- a CDS encoding transcriptional regulator — MHQKIELPCEYAAKNIFPSIRASIAKILVEEYKMSKYSVAKMLGATPTAVSYYISGKRGEKFVDRIIRDEEIYSIVREAASLLVEAHEREEKSDEKELMGKLQVLMCKACSRLNMLAQKYGCPALMFTR, encoded by the coding sequence ATGCACCAGAAAATAGAACTACCCTGTGAATATGCAGCTAAGAATATATTCCCGTCGATACGTGCAAGCATAGCAAAGATACTAGTAGAGGAGTATAAGATGAGCAAGTATAGCGTTGCTAAGATGCTTGGCGCCACGCCGACTGCCGTTTCATACTATATATCCGGCAAAAGAGGTGAGAAGTTCGTCGACAGGATAATTCGCGACGAGGAGATCTACAGCATAGTGCGAGAAGCCGCCTCCCTACTAGTGGAGGCGCACGAGAGGGAGGAGAAGAGTGACGAGAAGGAGCTAATGGGGAAGCTGCAGGTGTTAATGTGTAAGGCCTGCAGCAGGCTCAACATGCTTGCCCAAAAGTACGGATGCCCTGCCCTTATGTTCACCAGGTAG
- a CDS encoding NAD(P)/FAD-dependent oxidoreductase, whose translation MRSLSVVGLGPAGAGAAAAASRLGVKPVIYEAMEKPGLKPCGRGLPIVDGGLPVSIPRDSILRRIRGARMYVDGEFLFEMKGFLDGYIVDKTVMLEAIAVEAGGEIHYRAKYKPGSSTVRLPGGGEARVEQGVFAGGHPYYGGAKIAAVQWIMKTGPRSDPVGDMLEIHFDTELLGYAYIFPKEEGFIEVGIGGFATPRELRERLESFIHKRSDLRELERVKLEGARIAIGGLDLGVVDGLVKAGEAAGFVLPLTGEGIRPSLISGYEAASALIEGGSPLEKLRSLPIARAVSMQKRILDLVAGMSVEERRSLLKSLTPRAHAEIALGMFRKHILLKELARSPRALSLLGLVTRLI comes from the coding sequence GTGAGGAGTCTTAGCGTAGTGGGCCTGGGCCCGGCGGGGGCTGGAGCCGCTGCCGCCGCCTCTAGGCTGGGAGTGAAGCCCGTCATATACGAGGCTATGGAGAAGCCCGGCTTGAAGCCGTGCGGCAGGGGCCTTCCAATAGTCGACGGCGGCTTGCCCGTAAGCATACCACGGGACTCTATTCTCAGGCGCATAAGAGGGGCCAGGATGTATGTGGACGGCGAGTTCCTCTTCGAGATGAAGGGATTCCTCGACGGCTATATAGTCGACAAGACGGTGATGCTGGAGGCTATAGCTGTCGAGGCCGGCGGCGAGATACACTATAGGGCCAAGTATAAGCCGGGCTCCTCAACTGTTAGGCTCCCCGGGGGCGGCGAGGCCAGGGTGGAGCAGGGCGTCTTCGCGGGGGGGCACCCATACTATGGTGGGGCGAAGATAGCGGCTGTACAGTGGATAATGAAGACCGGCCCGAGGAGCGACCCCGTGGGTGACATGCTAGAGATACACTTCGACACGGAATTGCTGGGCTATGCATACATATTCCCCAAGGAGGAGGGGTTCATAGAAGTCGGCATAGGAGGCTTCGCCACGCCGAGGGAGCTGAGGGAGAGGCTGGAGAGCTTCATACACAAGCGGAGCGACCTCCGGGAGCTCGAGAGGGTGAAGCTGGAGGGCGCCAGGATAGCGATCGGCGGGCTAGACTTGGGAGTGGTAGACGGGCTGGTGAAGGCCGGGGAGGCTGCGGGCTTCGTGCTCCCACTCACGGGCGAGGGGATAAGGCCATCCCTCATATCCGGCTACGAGGCCGCCTCGGCGTTGATAGAGGGCGGCAGCCCCCTGGAGAAGCTGAGATCCCTGCCCATAGCCAGGGCAGTCTCCATGCAGAAGAGGATACTAGACCTAGTAGCAGGCATGAGTGTCGAGGAGAGGAGGAGCCTCCTCAAGTCGCTGACGCCCCGGGCCCACGCCGAGATAGCCCTGGGCATGTTCAGGAAGCACATCCTCCTCAAAGAACTGGCAAGGAGTCCCCGAGCCCTGAGCCTCCTAGGCCTCGTGACAAGGCTCATCTAG